The Brachionichthys hirsutus isolate HB-005 chromosome 3, CSIRO-AGI_Bhir_v1, whole genome shotgun sequence genome has a window encoding:
- the LOC137910783 gene encoding CTP synthase 1-like produces the protein MKYILVTGGVISGIGKGIIASSVGTILKSCGLHVTAIKIDPYINIDAGTFSPYEHGEVFVLDDGGEVDLDLGNYERFLDICLTRDNNLTTGKIYQSVINKERKGDYLGKTVQVVPHITDAIQEWVMKQAKISVDDDGVEPQVCVIELGGTVGDIESMPFIEAFRQFQFKVKRENFCNIHVSLIPQPITTGEQKTKPTQSSVRELRGLGLSPDLIMCRCSSPLETSVKEKISMFCHVEPTQVICVQDVSTVYRVPLLLEDQGVVSYFCRRLNLPIEMRPRKMLRRWKEIADRSDRLLEHVSIALVGKYTKLADSYTSVIKALQHSALAINHKLEVKYVDSEDLEPATLEAEPVKYHEAWQKLCSCQGVLVPGGFGVRGTEGKILAISWARKHNKPFLGVCLGMQLAVCEFARNVLGWEDANSTEFNPDSKHPVVIDMPEHNPGQMGGTMRLGKRRTIFKSDSVLRKLYGNVDYVDERHRHRFEVNPSLKHHFEQNGLQFVGQDEAGERMEVVEVEDHCYFVGVQYHPEFTSRPIKPSPPYFGLLLAAAGKLQSYLNKGCQLSPRDTYSSGSGNSSPDTDVCELKFPSLPRN, from the exons ATGAAGTACATCCTGGTTACTGGTGGTGTCATATCTGGAATCGGAAAGGGGATCATCGCTAGCAGTGTGGGAACGATCCTCAAATCGTGTGGTCTCCATGTGACGGCGATTAAGATCGATCCTTATATTAATATCGATGCGGGAACGTTTTCGCCTTATGAGCACG GTGAAGTGTTTGTTCTCGATGATGGAGGGGAGGTGGATCTGGACTTGGGGAACTACGAGCGTTTCCTGGACATCTGTCTGACCAGAGACAACAATCTCACCACTGGCAAGATCTACCAGTCGGTCATCAACAAGGAACGGAAGGGAGACTATCTGGGCAAGACTGTACAGG TGGTGCCCCACATCACAGATGCCATTCAGGAGTGGGTGATGAAGCAGGCCAAGATCTCGGTAGACGATGACGGCGTGGAGCCTCAGGTTTGCGTCATCGAG CTGGGGGGCACGGTTGGGGACATTGAGAGCATGCCTTTCATCGAAGCCTTCAGACAGTTTCAGTTCAAAGTGAAGAGGGAGAACTTCTGCAACATCCACGTCAGCTTGATCCCCCAG CCCATCACCACAGGAGAGCAGAAAACCAAACCGACCCAGAGCAGTGTGCGGGAGCTCAGAGGGCTGGGTTTGTCCCCCGACCTG ATCATGTGTCGCTGCTCATCGCCCCTGGAAACGTCTGTCAAGGAGAAGATTTCCATGTTTTGTCACGtggaacccacacag GTGATCTGTGTCCAGGATGTCTCCACCGTCTACAGAGTGCCCCTCCTGCTGGAGGATCAAGGTGTCGTCAGCTACTTCTGTCGGAGGCTCAATCTACCCATCGAGATGAGGCCCAGAAAAATGCTCAGAAGGTGGAAGGAGATTGCCGATAG ATCCGACCGTCTCTTGGAACATGTTTCCATAGCGCTGGTTGGGAAATACACAAAGTTAGCCGACTCGTACACCTCGGTGATCAAAGCCCTGCAGCACTCGGCCCTCGCTATTAATCACAAGCTGGAGGTGAAG TACGTGGACTCTGAAGACCTGGAGCCCGCCACTCTGGAGGCTGAGCCAGTGAAATATCATGAAGCCTGGCAAAAACTGTGCAGTTGTCA AGGTGTTTTGGTACCGGGAGGTTTCGGTGTGAGGGGGACAGAGGGCAAGATCCTCGCCATCAGCTGGGCAAGGAAACATAATAAGCCATTCCTGG GGGTGTGTTTGGGCATGCAGCTGGCAGTGTGCGAGTTCGCCCGCAATGTTCTGGGATGGGAAG ATGCCAACTCCACGGAATTTAATCCAGACTCCAAACACCCAGTG GTTATTGACATGCCAGAGCACAACCCAGGGCAGATGGGAGGGACGATGAGGTTGGGAAAGAGACGGACCATTTTCAAATCCGACAGCGTGCTGA GAAAACTCTATGGAAACGTGGATTATGTTGACGAGAGGCACAGACACCGGTTCGAG GTGAACCCTTCGCTGAAGCACCACTTTGAACAGAATGGTCTTCAGTTCGTGGGTCAGGACGAGGCGGGCGAGAGGATGGAGGTCGTCGAAGTGGAGG ATCATTGTTACTTCGTCGGCGTGCAGTACCACCCAGAGTTCACCTCGAGGCCCATCAAACCTTCTCCTCCGTACTTCGGCCTCCTGCTGGCTGCTGCGGGGAAGCTTCAGAGCTACCTGAACAAGGGTTGCCAGCTTTCTCCACG AGACACCTacagcagcggcagcggcaaCAGCTCTCCCGATACCGATGTCTGTGAGCTGAAGTTCCCGTCTTTGCCGAGAAATTAA
- the rab42b gene encoding ras-related protein Rab-42b: MDFTFWQYQFRFIMLGDSTVGKSSLMKRFTEDVFMESVNQTVGVDFYVHFLEVEPGVRVKLQFWDTAGQERFRSVTRSYYHNSVGGLLVFDMSNRDSFDHVKEWYDEVCDRVEPQRIQFILVGQKSDLDAQGGRAVTQEEAEKLAEKLGVSYMEVSAKTGHNVKEVFELLTQRVYQGIVSGDIVLREGWDGIKCAAPQTLKPQNTSLTKTSTKTKTKKCCN; the protein is encoded by the exons ATGGACTTCACTTTTTGGCAGTACCAGTTCAGGTTCATCATGCTGGGGGACTCCACGGTGGGCAAGTCCTCCCTGATGAAGCGCTTCACTGAAGACGTGTTCATGGAGTCCGTCAATCAGACGGTGGGCGTGGACTTCTACGTTCACTTCCTGGAGGTGGAGCCTGGCGTGCGGGTCAAGCTGCAGTTCTGGGACACGGCCGGACAGGAGAGGTTCAG GTCAGTGACCCGTTCTTATTACCACAACTCGGTCGGAGGCCTGCTGGTGTTCGACATGTCCAACCGGGACTCCTTTGACCACGTTAAGGAGTGGTACGATGAGGTCTGCGACCGGGTGGAGCCGCAGAGGATTCAGTTCATCCTGGTGGGCCAGAAGTCTGACCTGGATGCTCAGGGGGGGAGAGCGGTGACTCAGGAAGAGGCCGAGAAACTGGCCGAGAAGCTCGGCGTGTCCTACATGGAGGTCTCCGCCAAGACGGGCCACAACGTGAAGGAAGTCTTTGAGCTGCTCACTCAAAGGGTCTACCAAGGTATCGTGAGTGGGGACATAGTGCTGAGGGAGGGCTGGGACGGAATCAAATGTGCTGCACCACAGACTCTGAAGCCACAGAACACCAGCCTGACTAAGACCAGCACAAAGACCAAGACCAAGAAGTGCTGCAATTAA
- the taf12 gene encoding transcription initiation factor TFIID subunit 12, translating to MANSATTTMKVLQPGPAGRNSPEGSQVLNKKKLQDLVREIDPNEQLDEDVEEMLLQIADDFIESVVTAACQLARHRKSNTLEVKDVQLHLERQWNMWIPGYGAEEIRPFKKACTTEAHKQRMALIRKTTKK from the exons ATGGCAAACAGCGCCACAACAACGATGAAGGTTCTGCAGCCGGGTCCTGCTGGCAGAAACAGTCCAGAGGGATCACAG GTGCTCAATaagaagaagctgcaggacCTCGTGAGAGAGATCGATCCGAACGAGCAGCTGGATGAGGACGTCGAGGAG ATGCTTCTACAAATTGCAGACGACTTTATAGAGAGCGTGGTGACGGCGGCATGTCAGCTGGCACGTCATCGCAAGTCCAACACCTTGGAGGTGAAAGATGTTCAGTTGCATCTTG AGCGCCAATGGAACATGTGGATTCCTGGTTATGGCGCTGAGGAGATCCGGCCATTCAAGAAGGCTTGCACCACAGAGGCTCATAAACAG agaATGGCGCTGATCCGCAAGACAACCAAAAAGTAG
- the si:ch211-79k12.1 gene encoding immunoglobulin superfamily DCC subclass member 4 has product MSVFLFVAVAALLHGSYATLVIKGPTEPVLEGEMLTLECLYSDSELNVSRVHFEMFSTYSSSWRPLRERSWCRNRVQIKQTTGSLVLSIPKAGQYDEGPYRCVSDAPNATAPDFSSQEFIVKVHYMGQLIVTREGFTNYLGLPQDLRVRSGDDVVLQCFVSSSEDAVYYWNREGDDWILPDSKLALKKVVASESGLYTCRAEHPDIASLSKSRTVRITVLPADAPWYQSTDGSLVLMTSAAAAVFLLVLIFMSVALYLRAKRAKTSKGPIDDRSQKKPIYKTSVESLPPNCGDKQPLV; this is encoded by the exons ATGAGCGTGTTTCTATTCGTTGCGGTCGCCGCCCTGCTTCATGGCAGTTATG CCACTTTGGTCATTAAAGGTCCGACCGAGCCAGTTCTGGAGGGAGAGATGCTGACGCTGGAGTGTCTCTACTCGGATTCTGAACTCAACGTCAGCCGGGTCCATTTTGAGATGTTTTCCACG TACTCGAGCAGCTGGCGTCCACTCCGGGAGCGATCATGGTGCCGGAATCGAGTGCAAATCAAGCAGACTACAGGGAGTCTTGTTCTTTCCATCCCCAAAGCTGGACAGTACGACGAAGGACCGTACCGCTGTGTGTCTGACGCTCCTAATGCGACTGCTCCAGACTTCTCCTCGCAGGAGTTCATCGTCAAAGTGCACT atatgGGACAGCTGATTGTGACCAGGGAGGGCTTCACCAACTATCTGGGTCTCCCACAGGACTTGAGGGTACGATCCGGGGACGACGTGGTTCTTCAGTGCTTTGTCAGCTCATCAGAAGACGCAGTGTACTACTGGAATAGGGAG gGTGATGACTGGATTTTGCCTGACTCCAAGCTCGCACTAAAGAAGGTGGTTGCATCAGAATCAGGGCTGTACACCTGTAGGGCGGAGCATCCCGACATCGCATCACTCAGCAAGAGTCGCACCGTCAGAATCACTGTCCTGCCTG CGGACGCCCCCTGGTACCAGTCTACTGACGGCTCTCTCGTGTTGATGACCTCTGCGGCGGCGGCCGTGTTTCTCCTGGTGCTCATCTTTATGAGCGTGGCCCTGTACCTCAGGGCCAAGCGGGCCAAGACCAGCAAGGGACCCAT TGATGATCGGTCTCAGAAAAAGCCCATCTACAAAACGAGCGTGGAGTCCCTGCCCCCCAATTGTGGAGACAAACAGCCCCTGGTGTGA